From the Equus przewalskii isolate Varuska chromosome 19, EquPr2, whole genome shotgun sequence genome, one window contains:
- the LY6G5C gene encoding lymphocyte antigen 6 complex locus protein G5c, giving the protein MHFMVGSAGSRSLGPLGLHSIPQALYMVLLIVSVMKSLVFGKFDLVNQEPPHPVQYPKYLRCYRCLLETKELGCLLGSDICLVPPGSSCMTLFIKNGSGSDIMVSDCRRKEQLSDCSYTHSSPVFGFWIYSQCCFLDFCNNPQNRVF; this is encoded by the exons ATGCATTTTATGGTAGGCTCTGCAGGTAGCCGGAGTCTTGGGCCCCTGGGCCTCCACAGCATCCCCCAAGCCCTGTACATGGTCCTTTTAATAGTGTCGGTCATGAAGAGCTTGGTGTTTG GTAAATTTGATCTTGTCAATCAAGAACCCCCTCATCCAGTTCAGTACCCCAAATACCTGCGCTGCTATCGATGCCTCTTGGAAACCAAGGAGTTGGGGTGCCTTCTGGGATCTGACATCTGCCTCGTCCCGCCTGGCAGCAGCTGCATGACTCTCTTCATAAAGAATG GCAGTGGTTCTGACATCATGGTGAGTGACTGTCGCCGCAAGGAGCAGCTGAGTGATTGCTCATATACCCACTCTTCTCCGGTATTTGGCTTCTGGATATACTCTCAATGCTGTTTCCTGGATTTCTGCAATAACCCACAGAACAGAGTGTTCTAA
- the LY6G6F gene encoding lymphocyte antigen 6 complex locus protein G6f yields MWSQKAEEVIFGGAWIRSFPSQDRKVVVTFFPVDMQLGFISPAFPSPPEAHVTPDQGVWSFIWVLFPPWGHQVSGKRTWQALPMAVLFLLLLFLCGTSQATADSIQAIYVTLGESVELPCPSPPTLHGDELLSWFRSPAAGTSTALVAQVQVAKPDPGPGKPGKESRLKLLGNYSLWMEGSKEGDAGRYWCAVLGQHHRYQNWRVYDVSVLRGSQLSARATDGSLCSVLLCSVVPAGRLDSVTWLEGKGPVRGHVQSFWGDGAALLLVCPGEGLPEPKRRRPRTIRCLVSQNRGVNFSLAASMDASPALCAPSRGWDLSWILMLVLTAGQGFAILVLSIMLWRQRVQRAQCRDASIPQFKPEIQVYENIHLAHLRLPAPKTR; encoded by the exons ATGTGGAGTCAGAAGGCTGAGGAGGTCATCTTCGGAGGGGCCTGGATTAGGTCTTTTCCCTCTCAGGACAGAAAGGTTGTGGTCACTTTTTTCCCAGTAGACATGCAGCTGGGCTTTATCTCCCCGGCATTCCCATCCCCTCCAGAGGCCCATGTCACTCCAGACCAAGGAGTGTGGTCCTTTATCTGGGTTCTGTTTCCTCCCTGGGGACACCAGGTCTCGGGCAAGAGAACTTGGCAGGCTCTCCCCATGGCAGTCttattccttctccttctgttccTATGTGGGACCTCCCAGGCTACTGCAG ACAGCATCCAGGCCATCTATGTAACCTTGGGGGAGTCAGTGGAGCTGCCATGTCCTTCACCACCCACCCTGCATGGGGATGAGCTCCTGTCCTGGTTCCGCAGCCCTGCAGCAGGCACCTCCACTGCCCTCGTGGCCCAAGTCCAAGTGGCCAAGCCAGACCCAGGCCCTGGAAAGCCTGGAAAGGAATCCCGGCTCAAACTCCTGGGGAACTACTCTTTGTGGATGGAAGGGTCCAAGGAGGGAGATGCCGGGCGGTACTGGTGTGCTGTGCTAGGTCAGCACCACAGGTACCAGAACTGGAGGGTGTATGATGTCTCGGTGCTCAGAG GATCCCAGTTATCTGCAAGGGCTACAGATGGATCCCTCTGCTCTGTCCTCCTGTGCTCTGTGGTTCCCGCCGGACGCCTGGACTCTGTGACCTGGCTGGAGGGGAAGGGTCCTGTGAGGGGCCATGTACAGTCCTTCTGGGGCGATGGGGCTGCCCTGCTCTTGGTCTGTCCTGGGGAGGGGCTTCCTGAGCCCAAGCGCCGTAGACCAAGAACCATCCGCTGCCTCGTGTCTCAGAACAGAGGGGTCAACTTTAGCCTGGCAG CCTCCATGGAtgcctcccctgccctctgtgCCCCTTCCAGGGGCTGGGATTTGTCCTGGATCCTGATGCTGGTGCTCACAGCGGGCCAGGGGTTTGCCATCCTGGTCCTCAGCATCATGCTCTGGAGGCAGAGGGTCCAGAGGGCTCAGTGCAGAG ATGCCTCAATTCCTCAGTTCAAACCCGAAATCCAGGTCTATGAGAACATTCATTTGGCCCATCTCAG ACTACCTGCCCCCAAGACCAGATGA
- the ABHD16A gene encoding phosphatidylserine lipase ABHD16A isoform X2: MAKLLSCVLGPRLYKIYRERDSERAPSGVPETPTSVTTPTSSSWASVFWSISYYSSPFAFFYLYRKGYLSLSKVVPFSHYAGTLLLLLAGVACLRGIGRWTHPQYRQFITILEATHRNQSAENKRQLANYNFDFRSWPVDFHWEEPSSRKESRGGPSRRGVALLRPEPLHRGTADTLLNRVKKLPCQITSYLVAHTLGRRMLYPGSVYLLQKALMPVLLQGQARLVEECNGRRAKLLACDGNEIDTMFVDRRGTAEPQGQKLVICCEGNAGFYEVGCVSTPLEAGYSVLGWNHPGFAGSTGVPFPQNEANAMDVVVQFAIHRLGFQPQDIIIYAWSIGGFTATWAAMSYPDISAVILDASFDDLVPLALKVMPDSWRGLVTRTVRQHLNLNNAEQLCRYQGPVLLIRRTKDEIITTTVPEDIMSNRGNDLLLKLLQHRYPRVMADEGLRVVRQWLEASSQLEEASIYSRWEVEEDWCLSVLRSYQAEHGPDFPWSVGEDMSADGRRQLALFLAQKHLQNFEASHCTPFPAQNFQMPWHL; encoded by the exons ATGGCGAAGCTGCTGAGCTGCGTCCTAGGCCCCCGGCTCTACAAAATCTACCGGGAAAGGGACTCGGAAAGGGCCCCGTCCGGCGTCCCTGAGACTCCAACTTCAGTCACTACCCCCACTTCCAGCTCCTGG GCTTCAGTCTTCTGGTCCATCTCTTATTACTCCTCTCCCTTCGCCTTCTTCTACTTATACAGGAAAG gttACTTGAGTTTGTCCAAAGTGGTGCCGTTTTCTCACTATGCTGGGACATTGCTACTGCTGCTGGCAGGCGTGGCCTGCCTCCGAG GCATTGGCCGCTGGACCCACCCCCAGTACCGGCAGTTTATCACCATCTTGGAGGCAACACATAGGAACCAGTCTGCAGAAAACAAG AGGCAGCTCGCCAACTACAACTTTGACTTCAGGAGCTGGCCAGTCGACTTCCACTGGGAAGAACCCAGCAGCCG GAAGGAGTCCCGAGGGGGCCCTTCCCGCCGGGGTGTGGCCTTGCTTCGCCCAGAGCCCCTGCACCGGGGGACAGCAGACACCCTCCTCAACCGAGTCAAGAAGCTGCCTTGTCAGATCACCAG CTACCTGGTGGCGCACACCCTGGGGCGCCGGATGTTGTATCCGGGCTCTGTGTACCTGCTCCAGAAGGCCCTCATGCCTGTGCTGCTGCAGGGCCAGGCCCGGCTGGTGGAAGAG TGTAACGGGCGCCGGGCAAAGCTGCTGGCCTGTGACGGCAACGAGATTGACACCATGTTTGTGGACCGGCGGGGGACTGCTGAGCCCCAGGGACAGAAGCTG GTCATCTGCTGTGAGGGGAACGCGGGCTTCTATGAGGTGGGCTGTGTCTCCACGCCTCTGGAAG CTGGATATTCAGTCCTGGGCTGGAATCATCCAGGTTTTGCTGGAAGCACG GGTGTGCCGTTCCCACAGAATGAGGCCAATGCCATGGATGTGGTGGTCCAGTTTGCCATCCACCGCCTGGGCTTCCAGCCTCAGGACATCATCATCTATGCCTGGTCCATCGGTGGCTTCACTG CCACGTGGGCAGCCATGTCCTACCCAGACATTAGTGCCGTGATCCTGGATGCCTCCTTTGACGACCTGGTGCCCTTGGCCTTGAAGGTCATGCCAGACAGCTGGA GGGGCCTGGTGACCAGGACCGTGAGGCAGCATCTCAATCTAAACAACGCGGAGCAGCTGTGCAG GTACCAGGGCCCTGTGCTGCTGATCCGAAGAACCAAGGatgaaatcatcaccaccac GGTTCCTGAGGACATCATGTCCAACCGAGGCAATGACCTCCTGCTGAAGCTTCTGCAGCATCG GTATCCTCGTGTGATGGCAGATGAGGGTCTTCGAGTGGTGAGGCAGTGGCTGGAGGCCTCCTCACAGCTGGAGGAAG CTTCAATTTACAGCCGAtgggaagtggaggaggattggtgtcTGTCTGTCCTCCGCTCCTACCAGGCAGAACATGGGCCTGACTTCCCCTGGAGTGTGG GGGAGGACATGAGTGCAGATGGAAGGCGGCAGCTGGCTTTGTTTCTG GCTCAGAAGCATCTGCAGAACTTTGAGGCCTCACACTGCACCCCATTCCCAGCCCAGAACTTCCAGATGCCCTGGCACCTCTAG
- the ABHD16A gene encoding phosphatidylserine lipase ABHD16A isoform X1: protein MAKLLSCVLGPRLYKIYRERDSERAPSGVPETPTSVTTPTSSSWETYYQPRALEKHADSILALASVFWSISYYSSPFAFFYLYRKGYLSLSKVVPFSHYAGTLLLLLAGVACLRGIGRWTHPQYRQFITILEATHRNQSAENKRQLANYNFDFRSWPVDFHWEEPSSRKESRGGPSRRGVALLRPEPLHRGTADTLLNRVKKLPCQITSYLVAHTLGRRMLYPGSVYLLQKALMPVLLQGQARLVEECNGRRAKLLACDGNEIDTMFVDRRGTAEPQGQKLVICCEGNAGFYEVGCVSTPLEAGYSVLGWNHPGFAGSTGVPFPQNEANAMDVVVQFAIHRLGFQPQDIIIYAWSIGGFTATWAAMSYPDISAVILDASFDDLVPLALKVMPDSWRGLVTRTVRQHLNLNNAEQLCRYQGPVLLIRRTKDEIITTTVPEDIMSNRGNDLLLKLLQHRYPRVMADEGLRVVRQWLEASSQLEEASIYSRWEVEEDWCLSVLRSYQAEHGPDFPWSVGEDMSADGRRQLALFLAQKHLQNFEASHCTPFPAQNFQMPWHL from the exons ATGGCGAAGCTGCTGAGCTGCGTCCTAGGCCCCCGGCTCTACAAAATCTACCGGGAAAGGGACTCGGAAAGGGCCCCGTCCGGCGTCCCTGAGACTCCAACTTCAGTCACTACCCCCACTTCCAGCTCCTGG GAAACGTACTATCAGCCCCGTGCCCTGGAGAAACATGCCGACAGCATCCTGGCGCTG GCTTCAGTCTTCTGGTCCATCTCTTATTACTCCTCTCCCTTCGCCTTCTTCTACTTATACAGGAAAG gttACTTGAGTTTGTCCAAAGTGGTGCCGTTTTCTCACTATGCTGGGACATTGCTACTGCTGCTGGCAGGCGTGGCCTGCCTCCGAG GCATTGGCCGCTGGACCCACCCCCAGTACCGGCAGTTTATCACCATCTTGGAGGCAACACATAGGAACCAGTCTGCAGAAAACAAG AGGCAGCTCGCCAACTACAACTTTGACTTCAGGAGCTGGCCAGTCGACTTCCACTGGGAAGAACCCAGCAGCCG GAAGGAGTCCCGAGGGGGCCCTTCCCGCCGGGGTGTGGCCTTGCTTCGCCCAGAGCCCCTGCACCGGGGGACAGCAGACACCCTCCTCAACCGAGTCAAGAAGCTGCCTTGTCAGATCACCAG CTACCTGGTGGCGCACACCCTGGGGCGCCGGATGTTGTATCCGGGCTCTGTGTACCTGCTCCAGAAGGCCCTCATGCCTGTGCTGCTGCAGGGCCAGGCCCGGCTGGTGGAAGAG TGTAACGGGCGCCGGGCAAAGCTGCTGGCCTGTGACGGCAACGAGATTGACACCATGTTTGTGGACCGGCGGGGGACTGCTGAGCCCCAGGGACAGAAGCTG GTCATCTGCTGTGAGGGGAACGCGGGCTTCTATGAGGTGGGCTGTGTCTCCACGCCTCTGGAAG CTGGATATTCAGTCCTGGGCTGGAATCATCCAGGTTTTGCTGGAAGCACG GGTGTGCCGTTCCCACAGAATGAGGCCAATGCCATGGATGTGGTGGTCCAGTTTGCCATCCACCGCCTGGGCTTCCAGCCTCAGGACATCATCATCTATGCCTGGTCCATCGGTGGCTTCACTG CCACGTGGGCAGCCATGTCCTACCCAGACATTAGTGCCGTGATCCTGGATGCCTCCTTTGACGACCTGGTGCCCTTGGCCTTGAAGGTCATGCCAGACAGCTGGA GGGGCCTGGTGACCAGGACCGTGAGGCAGCATCTCAATCTAAACAACGCGGAGCAGCTGTGCAG GTACCAGGGCCCTGTGCTGCTGATCCGAAGAACCAAGGatgaaatcatcaccaccac GGTTCCTGAGGACATCATGTCCAACCGAGGCAATGACCTCCTGCTGAAGCTTCTGCAGCATCG GTATCCTCGTGTGATGGCAGATGAGGGTCTTCGAGTGGTGAGGCAGTGGCTGGAGGCCTCCTCACAGCTGGAGGAAG CTTCAATTTACAGCCGAtgggaagtggaggaggattggtgtcTGTCTGTCCTCCGCTCCTACCAGGCAGAACATGGGCCTGACTTCCCCTGGAGTGTGG GGGAGGACATGAGTGCAGATGGAAGGCGGCAGCTGGCTTTGTTTCTG GCTCAGAAGCATCTGCAGAACTTTGAGGCCTCACACTGCACCCCATTCCCAGCCCAGAACTTCCAGATGCCCTGGCACCTCTAG
- the LY6G5B gene encoding lymphocyte antigen 6 complex locus protein G5b, which yields MKACMLVGVLVMVGFAVGKAPLAEVRTCHFCLLEDPSVGCISGSEKCTISSTSPCMVITIYYDTKIRFFIRGCGQYNSYRCQEKHATYFAEYWYEAQCCQYDYCNSWSSPQLQSSLPEPPDRSLTLPLSEAQIQRFYQALNLSLPLPSFHAEKEPEEGLDPLAALPLNLDLPVAVLRHIYLFLNNSGLLVLPQAGP from the exons ATGAAGGCCTGTATGCTTGTAGGTGTGCTGGTCATGGTGGGCTTCGCAGTGGGAAAGG CTCCCCTTGCTGAAGTCCGGACCTGCCACTTCTGCCTCTTAGAAGACCCTTCAGTCGGATGCAtttcaggctcagagaagtgcaCCATCAGCAGTACATCCCCATGCATGGTGATCACCATCTATTACG ATACCAAGATCCGCTTCTTCATTCGAGGCTGTGGACAGTACAATTCTTACCGCTGCCAAGAAAAACACGCTACCTACTTCGCAGAGTACTGGTACGAGGCCCAATGCTGCCAGTATGATTACTGCAACTCTTGGTCCAgcccccagctccagagctccctgcctgaaccccctgacAGGTCCCTGACCCTACCCCTGTCCGAGGCCCAGATCCAGAGGTTCTACCAAGCCTTGAACCTCTCACTGCCCCTACCCAGCTTCCATGCTGAGAAGGAGCCTGAAGAAGGCCTGGACCCCCTGGCCGCCCTGCCTCTGAACCTGGACTTGCCTGTTGCTGTCCTGCGCCACATATACTTGTTCCTTAACAATTCAGGACTTTTGGTTCTTCCCCAGGCTGGACCCTGA